In the genome of Raphanus sativus cultivar WK10039 chromosome 4, ASM80110v3, whole genome shotgun sequence, one region contains:
- the LOC108849080 gene encoding eukaryotic translation initiation factor 6-2: MATRLQFENNCEVGVFSKLTNAYCLVAIGGSENFYSAFESELADVIPIVKTSIGGTRIIGRLCAGNKNGLLVPHTTTDQELQHLRNSLPDQVVVQRIEERLSALGNCIACNDHVALAHTDLDKETEEIIADVLGVEVFRQTIAGNILVGSYCALSNRGGIVHPHTSVEDLDELSTLLQVPLVAGTVNRGSEVIGAGMTVNDWTSFCGSDTTATELSVIDSIFKLREAQPSSIVDEMRKSLIDTYV; this comes from the exons ATGGCCACCC GTCTTCAGTTTGAGAACAACTGTGAAGTTGGTGTCTTTTCAAAACTCACTAATGCCTATTGCTTAGTTGCTATTGGAGGCTCTGAGAACTTTTACAG TGCATTTGAGTCGGAGTTAGCTGATGTTATCCCTATTGTTAAGACCTCTATTGGAGGAACACGAATCATTGGCCGTCTATGCGCTG GAAACAAGAATGGGCTTCTTGTGCCTCACACAACTACTGACCAAG AGCTTCAACACTTGAGGAACAGTCTACCTGATCAAGTTGTGGTCCAGCGAATCGAGGAGCGTCTCTCTGCTCTTGGAAATTGCATTGCCTGCAATGACCATGTTGCTCTTGCTCACACCGATCTTGACAAG GAAACTGAGGAGATAATAGCTGATGTTCTTGGTGTTGAAGTTTTCCGTCAGACAATTGCAGGCAACATTCTTGTGGGCAGCTACTGTGCCTTGTCCAACAGAGGTGGCATT GTTCATCCTCACACTTCTGTGGAAGACTTGGACGAGCTCTCAACACTACTTCAAGTCCCGCTCGTTGCAGGAACCGTGAACCGTGGTAGTGAAGTTATAGGTGCGGGAATGACCGTCAATGATTGGACTTCTTTCTGCGGTTCAGACACAACCGCAACAGAGCTGTCTGTTATAGACAGCATCTTCAAGCTAAGGGAAGCCCAACCTAGCTCTATTGTCGACGAGATGAGGAAGTCTTTGATCGATACCTATGTTTAA
- the LOC108852086 gene encoding uncharacterized protein LOC108852086 isoform X2 — protein MDKKKVVAASSSSSSSFDHIFGPRVSSSSSSATTGLFTTIFPRPSAGMLGRQMDFPSQGGHAKYQSAHERGKRSNIKEKNSYHNEETEPPCNLSSSIYYGGQEKYSSTTNTNKDTYKKDAQEGDSKSASRGNWWEGSLYY, from the exons ATGGACAAGAAAAAGGTTGTTGCAGCTTCATCGTCATCTTCTTCGTCTTTCGATCATATATTTGGTCCAAGagtctcttcttcatcttcttcagcaACCACTGGATTGTTCACAACCATCTTCCCACGACCCTCTGCG GGGATGTTGGGGAGGCAAATGGACTTTCCAAGTCAAGGTGGACATGCGAAGTATCAATCTGCAC ATGAACGAGGAAAAAGAAGCAACATAAAGGAGAAAAACAGTTACCATAACGAGGAAACAGAACCACCATGCAACTTGAGCTCTTCAATTTACTATGGAGGCCAAGAGAAATATTCGTCTACAACGAATACTAACAAAGATACT TACAAGAAAGATGCACAGGAAGGCGATTCCAAAAGCGCATCAAGAGGTAACTGGTGGGAAG GGTCGCTTTATTACTAA
- the LOC108852086 gene encoding uncharacterized protein LOC108852086 isoform X1, whose translation MDKKKVVAASSSSSSSFDHIFGPRVSSSSSSATTGLFTTIFPRPSAGMLGRQMDFPSQGGHAKYQSAHERGKRSNIKEKNSYHNEETEPPCNLSSSIYYGGQEKYSSTTNTNKDTVSRSRNYHTHNTYYKKDAQEGDSKSASRGNWWEGSLYY comes from the exons ATGGACAAGAAAAAGGTTGTTGCAGCTTCATCGTCATCTTCTTCGTCTTTCGATCATATATTTGGTCCAAGagtctcttcttcatcttcttcagcaACCACTGGATTGTTCACAACCATCTTCCCACGACCCTCTGCG GGGATGTTGGGGAGGCAAATGGACTTTCCAAGTCAAGGTGGACATGCGAAGTATCAATCTGCAC ATGAACGAGGAAAAAGAAGCAACATAAAGGAGAAAAACAGTTACCATAACGAGGAAACAGAACCACCATGCAACTTGAGCTCTTCAATTTACTATGGAGGCCAAGAGAAATATTCGTCTACAACGAATACTAACAAAGATACTGTAAGTCGTAGTCGCAACTATCATACACATAACACCTAC TACAAGAAAGATGCACAGGAAGGCGATTCCAAAAGCGCATCAAGAGGTAACTGGTGGGAAG GGTCGCTTTATTACTAA
- the LOC108851658 gene encoding uncharacterized protein LOC108851658: protein MLAPPLAAASSDIHPPCLSAFGQPMEKALVFPNEFPYEFAFTSPEDLTETENETNEEEDENDFLAGLTRRLALFTQRLPSPPPVDNAEVNSTESTRSGLGSCTASGNKSPDGPFSQTLSPPETPVCEKDSVKVGDVAKIKVANFDAKPKSRPNPKPNSFVPFPQNAAFYNYNYYYYYYYYYWLRQTQPALFAYPPYPVSGVFAAPTAVKQPCAGTGVFTGPTAVKQPSVGTGVFLPRNSTNPSGSRKKAGKCVKSPTKVVQTQHSKTEKLPGRSQSSSQGRLSAGGSKLDRGTKSEVTGGSLKEEIHLPQEWMY, encoded by the exons ATGCTCGCGCCGCCACTAGCCGCCGCGTCCTCTGACATCCATCCGCCGTGTCTTTCCGCTTTCGGACAACCAATGGAGAAAGCCCTCGTCTTCCCTAACGAGTTCCCTTACGAGTTCGCTTTCACCTCTCCAGAGGACTTAACGGAGACGGAAAATGAGaccaacgaagaagaagacgaaaatGACTTCCTTGCCGGGTTGACTCGCAGACTCGCTCTCTTCACTCAGCGCCTCCCTTCTCCTCCTCCCGTCGACAATGCTGAG GTGAACTCGACTGAGTCAACTCGGAGTGGACTCGGAAGCTGTACAGCCTCTGGAAACAAAAGTCCCGACGGTCCTTTTTCACAAACCCTTTCACCGCCGGAAACTCCGGTCTGTGAAAAAGACTCTGTGAAAGTTGGAGACGTCGCAAAGATCAAAGTTGCAAATTTTGATGCAAAACCTAAGAGCcgcccaaaccctaaacctaactcATTCGTCCCGTTTCCTCAAAACGCGGCGTTTTATAACTACaattactactactactactactattacTACTGGCTAAGGCAGACGCAACCCGCTCTGTTCGCGTATCCTCCTTATCCCGTTAGCGGCGTTTTCGCCGCTCCAACCGCTGTGAAACAGCCGTGTGCTGGTACCGGTGTTTTCACCGGTCCAACCGCCGTCAAACAGCCGTCTGTTGGTACCGGCGTTTTCCTTCCCCGGAATAGCACAAACCCTTCTGGTTCCAGGAAGAAAGCAG GTAAATGTGTTAAGTCTCCGACAAAGGTTGTCCAGACGCAACATTCTAAAACTGAAAAGTTACCTGGTCGGAGTCAATCAAGTTCACAAGGACGTCTTTCTGCAGGAGGCAGCAAACTCGATCGTGGTACTAAGTCTGAAGTAACTGGTGGCTCTCTCAAGGAAGAAATACATCTTCCACAAGAATGGAtgtattga